The following are encoded together in the Nocardioides sp. Arc9.136 genome:
- a CDS encoding HAD family phosphatase — protein sequence MGLTGDPHHPTTPDGQPSGVVRVEGVVWDFGNVLIDWDPVAAIAAGVGEEEARRFLAATDFDFMAWNHGPDSGGTWDDAEAEVRRTHPHWVEHALAYRANFAASLLGEVPGTADLVRELHAAGVPQWGLTNWSDELYPHAPERFEVIALLDGVVVSGTERVAKPDRRAYELVADRMGLPLAALAFVDDRASNSEAARALGMTGVLFTGAEDTRARLRAAGLPV from the coding sequence GTGGGCCTGACCGGCGACCCGCACCACCCCACGACCCCGGACGGCCAGCCGTCCGGGGTCGTGCGCGTCGAGGGGGTGGTGTGGGACTTCGGGAACGTCCTCATCGACTGGGACCCGGTCGCCGCGATCGCGGCGGGCGTGGGCGAGGAGGAGGCGCGGCGCTTCCTGGCCGCGACCGACTTCGACTTCATGGCGTGGAACCACGGCCCCGACTCCGGCGGCACCTGGGACGACGCCGAGGCCGAGGTGCGCCGTACCCACCCGCACTGGGTCGAGCACGCGCTGGCCTACCGGGCGAACTTCGCCGCCTCCCTGCTCGGTGAGGTCCCCGGCACCGCGGACCTGGTGCGCGAGCTGCACGCGGCGGGGGTGCCGCAGTGGGGGCTGACGAACTGGTCCGACGAGCTCTACCCGCACGCGCCGGAGCGCTTCGAGGTGATCGCGCTGCTCGACGGCGTGGTCGTCTCCGGCACCGAGCGGGTCGCCAAGCCCGACCGCCGCGCCTACGAACTGGTCGCCGACCGGATGGGCCTGCCGCTGGCCGCCCTGGCGTTCGTGGACGACCGGGCGAGCAACAGCGAGGCGGCGCGGGCGCTCGGCATGACCGGCGTCCTGTTCACCGGCGCGGAGGACACCCGCGCCCGGCTCCGCGCCGCCGGCCTGCCCGTCTGA
- the rplM gene encoding 50S ribosomal protein L13 — MRTYAPKPADIQREWHVIDATDIVLGRLAVQSANLLRGKHKPIFAPNADTGDFVIVINAEKVALSSNKKTTKMAYRHSGYPGGLSATPVGELLEKDARKVIEKAVWGMLPKNRLGRQMLKKLKVYSGPNHPHQAQKAVPFEITQISQ; from the coding sequence GTGCGTACGTACGCCCCGAAGCCCGCTGACATCCAGCGCGAGTGGCACGTGATCGACGCGACCGACATCGTCCTCGGTCGCCTCGCCGTGCAGAGCGCCAACCTCCTGCGTGGCAAGCACAAGCCGATCTTCGCGCCGAACGCCGACACCGGCGACTTCGTCATCGTGATCAACGCCGAGAAGGTCGCGCTGTCGAGCAACAAGAAGACCACCAAGATGGCCTACCGCCACTCCGGCTACCCGGGCGGCCTCTCGGCCACCCCGGTCGGCGAGCTCCTCGAGAAGGACGCCCGCAAGGTCATCGAGAAGGCGGTCTGGGGCATGCTCCCCAAGAACCGCCTCGGTCGGCAGATGCTGAAGAAGCTCAAGGTCTACAGCGGCCCGAACCACCCGCACCAGGCCCAGAAGGCCGTCCCGTTCGAGATCACCCAGATCTCCCAGTAA
- the rpsI gene encoding 30S ribosomal protein S9, with protein sequence MAETTDTTTEVEETYEVNEQGVAYSSESAPSADAPARPATIAPGAATGRRKEAVARVRIVPGTGVWTVNGRTLDSYFPNKLHQQVVNEPFAALQLEGRFDVIARIHGGGITGQAGALRLGVARCLNAIDLDANRPTLKKAGLLTRDARVIERKKAGLKKARKAPQFSKR encoded by the coding sequence GTGGCTGAGACCACCGACACCACCACCGAGGTCGAGGAGACCTACGAGGTCAACGAGCAGGGCGTCGCCTACAGCTCGGAGAGCGCGCCGTCCGCCGACGCGCCGGCCCGTCCCGCGACCATCGCCCCCGGCGCGGCCACCGGCCGCCGCAAGGAGGCCGTCGCCCGCGTCCGCATCGTGCCGGGCACCGGCGTCTGGACCGTCAACGGACGGACCCTGGACTCCTACTTCCCGAACAAGCTGCACCAGCAGGTCGTGAACGAGCCGTTCGCCGCCCTGCAGCTCGAGGGTCGCTTCGACGTCATCGCCCGCATCCACGGCGGCGGCATCACCGGCCAGGCGGGCGCCCTGCGCCTCGGCGTGGCCCGCTGCCTCAACGCGATCGACCTCGACGCGAACCGCCCGACCCTGAAGAAGGCCGGGCTGCTCACCCGCGACGCTCGCGTCATCGAGCGCAAGAAGGCCGGTCTGAAGAAGGCGCGCAAGGCGCCGCAGTTCAGCAAGCGCTGA
- a CDS encoding choice-of-anchor A family protein, whose product MLTGLVLPPGAAVGAASAPAATACVEVTNAFGEATGWTEFVAGDGRRTSESEGTVAYGGDLVESWMTVGGHLQGRWPAGDPALVVAGRAGTFNLNAGSAWFGPGQGAGHQVNYNGGGRLLASNPVDFAAGFAHLEALSATLGAAADTGAVVEQGDLQNRVLVLRGTDPRLNLVTLTPAQLATARTIAYDVPSGSALVVNVPGASVAFPDHVKNTLTPGGAQPTTAGVQARGPVIWNFPGATDVALRLGSDLGGHVLAPRAAVSARNVVVGQVIAASFDSTNETHVAFLPTLVCLPGTPATPPARPDVAVTKTASTPTPAGGSTLTWTLTARNVGTAPAPATVVTDVLPAGVTPGPLPTGCTLAARTVTCAAGTLAPGASDSFPVVVVVDPVAGAGAPADRWLLHELTPTKQEQHVDLGPGETRSVTATCAAPDALVSDGQARVDHVDQGTGSLTDVRVLRSEATGPRSWKVVLRNDATGRAQAKLFLVCLPGSTEVTGGHRHPLALDPAAVAATPTWGTGRQTATLACPAGTAPVAPGFALAGGAARWSGSESVTGGWRFTFDVTDPATVALSLRCLRREVAAVDGHTHDLRLDHVVRTVTLPPGRVVEEQVTCADDAKGVLATWSLPTGVVQLGNDPRLKARAFRLLNTTSVPQQAVVDLECLADRPGPEVRGHDLPVVLANTATVTTSGDDASASNDTATSVVTVTPGRTTAVPAAARVAGRTVVLPVVSSMPGAATITVRGSGARALGRATVVLRPGGVATARVRLTGSGRTAVLRSGRVAVEVDPARGPTTRRTVRVG is encoded by the coding sequence CGACCTGGTCGAGAGCTGGATGACCGTCGGTGGCCACCTGCAGGGCAGGTGGCCGGCGGGCGACCCCGCGCTCGTCGTCGCCGGCCGGGCGGGCACCTTCAACCTCAACGCCGGGAGCGCCTGGTTCGGGCCCGGGCAGGGCGCCGGGCACCAGGTCAACTACAACGGCGGGGGCCGCCTGCTGGCGAGCAACCCCGTCGACTTCGCTGCCGGCTTCGCGCACCTCGAGGCGCTCTCGGCCACGCTGGGCGCAGCCGCCGACACCGGCGCCGTCGTCGAGCAGGGCGACCTGCAGAACCGGGTGCTGGTCCTGCGGGGCACCGACCCCCGGCTCAACCTGGTGACGCTGACCCCGGCGCAGCTCGCCACCGCCCGGACCATCGCGTACGACGTGCCGTCCGGCTCGGCGCTCGTCGTCAACGTGCCCGGCGCCTCGGTGGCCTTCCCCGACCACGTGAAGAACACGCTGACCCCCGGCGGCGCGCAGCCGACCACCGCGGGCGTCCAGGCGCGGGGGCCGGTCATCTGGAACTTCCCCGGCGCCACCGACGTGGCGCTGCGCCTCGGCTCGGACCTCGGCGGCCACGTGCTCGCGCCCCGCGCAGCGGTGAGCGCCCGCAACGTGGTCGTCGGCCAGGTCATCGCCGCGTCCTTCGACTCCACCAACGAGACCCACGTGGCCTTCCTGCCCACCTTGGTCTGCCTGCCGGGCACGCCCGCCACCCCGCCCGCGCGGCCGGACGTCGCCGTCACCAAGACCGCCTCGACGCCCACCCCCGCCGGGGGCTCGACGCTGACCTGGACGCTCACCGCGCGCAACGTCGGCACGGCCCCGGCGCCGGCGACCGTGGTCACCGACGTCCTGCCCGCGGGCGTCACCCCCGGGCCGCTGCCGACCGGCTGCACGCTCGCCGCCCGGACCGTGACCTGCGCCGCCGGGACGCTCGCGCCCGGGGCGAGCGACTCCTTCCCGGTCGTCGTCGTGGTCGACCCGGTCGCGGGCGCCGGGGCGCCGGCCGACCGGTGGCTGCTGCACGAGCTCACCCCCACCAAGCAGGAGCAGCACGTCGACCTCGGGCCCGGCGAGACCCGCTCGGTCACCGCGACGTGCGCCGCGCCCGACGCGCTGGTCAGCGACGGGCAGGCCCGGGTCGACCACGTCGACCAGGGCACCGGCTCCCTCACCGACGTGCGCGTGCTGCGCTCCGAGGCCACCGGACCCCGGTCGTGGAAGGTCGTGCTGCGCAACGACGCCACCGGTCGCGCCCAGGCGAAGCTGTTCCTCGTGTGCCTGCCGGGCAGCACCGAGGTCACCGGGGGCCACCGGCACCCGCTCGCCCTGGACCCGGCGGCCGTCGCCGCGACGCCGACGTGGGGCACCGGCCGGCAGACCGCGACGCTGGCGTGCCCCGCCGGCACCGCGCCGGTCGCGCCCGGCTTCGCGCTGGCCGGCGGCGCCGCCCGCTGGTCGGGGTCCGAGTCGGTCACGGGCGGTTGGCGCTTCACCTTCGACGTCACCGACCCCGCCACGGTCGCCCTGTCGCTGCGCTGCCTGCGCCGGGAGGTCGCCGCCGTCGACGGGCACACCCACGACCTGCGGCTCGACCACGTCGTCCGGACCGTCACGCTCCCGCCCGGCCGGGTCGTCGAGGAGCAGGTCACCTGCGCCGACGACGCCAAGGGGGTCCTCGCGACCTGGTCGCTGCCGACCGGGGTGGTCCAGCTCGGCAACGACCCGCGGCTCAAGGCGCGCGCCTTCCGGCTGCTCAACACCACGAGCGTCCCGCAGCAGGCGGTGGTCGACCTCGAGTGCCTCGCCGACCGGCCGGGCCCGGAGGTCCGCGGGCACGACCTGCCCGTCGTCCTCGCCAACACCGCGACGGTCACCACGAGCGGCGACGACGCCAGCGCGTCAAACGACACCGCCACCTCGGTCGTCACCGTGACCCCGGGCCGGACCACCGCGGTGCCGGCGGCGGCGCGGGTCGCCGGGCGGACGGTCGTGCTGCCGGTGGTCTCCTCGATGCCCGGTGCGGCCACGATCACGGTGCGGGGGAGCGGCGCCCGGGCGCTCGGGCGCGCGACGGTCGTGCTCCGCCCCGGCGGCGTCGCCACCGCGCGCGTGCGGCTCACGGGGTCCGGCCGCACGGCGGTGCTGCGCTCCGGCCGGGTCGCCGTCGAGGTCGACCCGGCCCGGGGGCCCACCACGCGGCGTACCGTCCGGGTGGGGTGA
- a CDS encoding citrate synthase: MTDSLTVRDNRTGQEYDVPILDGTIKAADLGKIKAGEDAPGLAVYDPGFVNTASCRSAVTYIDGDKGILEYRGYPIEQLAEKSTFLEVAYLLIHGSLPDKAQYDAWVHEITYHTFVHENVKSFMQGFRYDAHPMGMLMASVGALSTFYPDARNISDDDNRHMQIVRMIAKMPTLGAWSFRHAQGKPYVYPDNDLGYTANFLSMLFKMSESKYEADERLVKALDVLFILHADHEQNASTNAVRSVGSTQVDPYSAVAAGVGALYGPLHGGANEAVLRMLRRIGSKENIPAFIAGVKDGNERLMGFGHRVYKNYDPRARIIKKAATDVFEVTGTNPLLDIALELEKIALEDEYFVKRKLYPNVDFYSGLIYEAFQFPPEMFTVLFAIGRTPGWLAQWHELVQDKEQKIARPKQIYTGDRGLDFVPASERWA; encoded by the coding sequence GTGACTGACTCTCTCACCGTCCGCGACAACCGCACCGGACAGGAGTACGACGTCCCGATCCTCGACGGCACCATCAAGGCCGCCGACCTCGGGAAGATCAAGGCCGGAGAGGACGCTCCGGGCCTGGCCGTCTACGACCCCGGTTTCGTGAACACCGCCTCGTGCCGCAGCGCGGTCACCTACATCGACGGTGACAAGGGGATCCTCGAGTACCGCGGGTACCCCATCGAGCAGCTGGCGGAGAAGTCCACCTTCCTCGAGGTGGCCTACCTGCTGATCCACGGATCGCTGCCCGACAAGGCGCAGTACGACGCCTGGGTGCACGAGATCACCTACCACACGTTCGTGCACGAGAACGTCAAGAGCTTCATGCAGGGCTTCCGGTACGACGCGCACCCGATGGGGATGCTGATGGCGTCGGTGGGGGCCCTGTCGACGTTCTACCCCGACGCGCGCAACATCAGCGACGACGACAACCGGCACATGCAGATCGTGCGCATGATCGCGAAGATGCCGACCCTCGGCGCCTGGTCGTTCCGCCACGCGCAGGGCAAGCCGTACGTCTACCCCGACAACGACCTCGGCTACACCGCCAACTTCCTCTCGATGCTGTTCAAGATGAGCGAGTCGAAGTACGAGGCCGACGAGCGGCTGGTCAAGGCGCTCGACGTGCTGTTCATCCTGCACGCCGACCACGAGCAGAACGCCTCGACCAACGCCGTGCGCTCGGTCGGCTCGACCCAGGTCGACCCGTACTCCGCGGTCGCGGCGGGCGTCGGCGCCCTCTACGGCCCGCTGCACGGCGGCGCCAACGAGGCCGTGCTGCGGATGCTGCGCCGGATCGGCTCGAAGGAGAACATCCCGGCCTTCATCGCCGGCGTGAAGGACGGCAACGAGCGCCTGATGGGCTTCGGCCACCGGGTCTACAAGAACTACGACCCGCGCGCCCGGATCATCAAGAAGGCCGCCACGGACGTCTTCGAGGTGACCGGCACCAACCCGCTGCTCGACATCGCCCTGGAGCTGGAGAAGATCGCGCTCGAGGACGAGTACTTCGTCAAGCGCAAGCTCTACCCCAACGTGGACTTCTACTCCGGCCTGATCTACGAGGCCTTCCAGTTCCCGCCGGAGATGTTCACCGTCCTCTTCGCGATCGGCCGCACCCCGGGCTGGCTGGCCCAGTGGCACGAGCTGGTCCAGGACAAGGAGCAGAAGATCGCCCGCCCGAAGCAGATCTACACCGGCGACCGAGGCCTGGACTTCGTCCCGGCCTCGGAGCGGTGGGCCTGA